CCTGTTTTTGAGAGTGAAAATTACTGTTCCTTCGACCTGGGATTTTGCAGGATCGGACTACACGCTTCAGATGAAAAGACAAGCTCCGGCGTTTCCGGTCAGGTAACATACTGGAACGTGAGTGACCTTACGCAGGCAATGTCGTATTTCATGAATCATGGCTGTAAGTTGTTCAGAGGTCCCTTAACAGGTGTAGACGGGGTGGACGTTTGCCAGATGGTCGATCCGTTCGGCAATTCATGGGGACTCGTCCAGAGAGCAAAAGTACATTGAAAAATCATTTCATGAATTCGTGCCAGCGTATTGGGTGGACGTCAATATGATCCATTAATGATGAAGCACCTTTTCCAACCTTGATCAGCGTTTGCTTTTTATATCTTATGTCTACAGAAATGTTGCTTGAATTAAAAAATTTAGAATAGGAACGCAACGTTGAAAGTTTCATCAAGTTCTTCGGTATCTTTGAAACCAAAAGTTTTGAAAACTTTTTGTCCAACAAATCTATCGTTACGTTACCTGCATCCATTGATACATGCATAAGTGGTGAATTATTCAAATTAATTGAGATATTTCCGTTTACAGATTTAATGAATGCCGCAGATAAACCTTTAAGACTTGTCTTTGTCATGGATAGGCCGGACCAAGACACTGACTGTTCCGTTTATTGTTATATTAGCATTCACACCTGGTAACTTTATACTGAGCCCCTGAAACGTGAATTCAGCGGAACTTTTAGTACCTTCTATTGCGTCGAGAAAACTCTCTATTAATGATTCTTCTTCTGCCATAGTTACGTATGTATTCATATATATTTAAGCTTTTCAATTTAGAGACTCGAATTCAAACAACTTCTCCAAAATTGAAACGGTCGAATAAGATATGAACCGGAATTCACGTATTCCAGAGATTCGCAGAAGCTTAAGCTAGATCAGCTCCTTTTTACTGTTAATTTTTCAGATCAGCTTCCAGATTGTTGAGCAATTTCTTCATAGAACTCTGAATATCCAGGACCACACCTTCGGCCCTCTTTTTGATTACAGTCGGATCGTTAACGTGGAACTCATAATACTTCCCCCCGGCCTGCAGCGTCTTGGGTGTCTTGTATACCAGGCCTACGCTTACAAGCCTCTGCAGGGATTTGAACACAGTGCTCCTGTTACGCTGAATCTTCTGGGAGAGCTGATCCAGTGTCATAGTTCCATTCGCTTTAAGCACATTAAACACATACGCGTCTGAAGTCGAAAGGTCGTATATGCACGTAAGAAAATCCGTGCACGTTGATCCTCTTCTGGTTAATTCTGTTACGTTTACCATGTATGCATATCCCTTGGATATAGAGATATTTTTCGCTAATTGAAATAGTGACATAAAGTATGATTTGTACCCGGATAATAGAATTGGAGAATCGCTGTGCAGTCCTTTCTCCAATCTTGTCCAGAGGCAAAATTCCAAGGTCGCACAATAGATATCATTGTGAGATACGCTATTGTATAACTTTATAATCATCAAACATGGAAATGGATTACGCGGCATTAATCAAAAAATATCTAGGTGAATTTACGGATCTAAAAAGCGTTAAACCCATTGGTCGAAGAGCGATCGTAACCGGAAGCGGTGATGCTTTTGCAGCCGCAACGGTTATCGAAGACGCATCAGGTGGCAGGTTTATCGCCATGGATCCAGAAACTCTCTTGGTGTCAGATTCAGAGATTCCGATAATAATTGTGTCGGCTTCTGGGAGAACCAAAGAGGCAATAAATGTTGCACGTAAATTCCACGGCAAAAACACGTTGGTTTCCGTTACTGGAAACATGGACTCTGAAGTATCGAGGTTGTCAGATCGTACTATAGCAATTCCGATAGAATCAGAAAAAATGAGTGGAGTGCTGTCCTTTCTTGAAATGCTCGACGCACTTTTCAGACTCGCGGGCTTGCATGTTGAATTTGAAGACGTGAGATCTTCGGAACACTTTGATCATCCATGTTTTGTTGGTTCTGCGTTAAATTTTGGAGTGGCTCAGTTTCTCTCGCTCAAAATGGCAGAGGTATTCGGTATCAGTTCTGAATACTTTAGAGGAGGGCAATTCTTCCATGCGCCAATATTCTCCATGAGAAAGAGAGAGGTAGTGTTTCTGTCGTCTTTGGATCATCGGCTGGAAAATTATCCAGTTGATGTTTTTGGCAGGATCGTGACCTCAGGTACAAATAATCCTTTTTCTAATACTATATGGGGGCTCGAAACAATAGCCAACACTATGGTAAAAAATGGGAGGAAAACCTTGTATTTTCTGGATGATAAGGAAATTCTTGATATAAGTTCATCCGCAATTTACGGCTGAAAGAACAACAAAGAATTAATCTTGGAAGAGATTGCGGATACATTGGAGTACATAGGATATAATTCAATAGCCAGTGGCAGCAAGGGAAACTGCTCAATAATCTGGGACGATCAGGATCTTCTGATATTTGATTTTGGCATAAGCCTTAAATCTTTTAAAAAGCGTATATCTGAACTTAAAATTGACGCTTTGAATAAGTCACTTTTCATAAGCCATGAGCACTCTGATCATACAAAGGGTGTTGGGTCCCTTGTCAAACACGGACATGTCGACGTTTATTCTACAGGAGAGACTCTCGAAGCGATACGACTCAGCAACGGATACCCAATTTACGGGAAAATTGCGCTTGGGAATTTTAAAATTACACCTGTTAAAATATCGCATGACGCTGTTAATCCCGTAGCATTTGTTGTATCTTATGGGCACTACAAAATTTCCATAGTTTCAGACCTAGGTATTGTATCCCAGGAATTGATCTCAGAAACAAAAGGGTCGAAAATTGTATCTTTTGAATCGAATCATGACGTGGAAATGCTGAAATCTGGAAGGTATCCGGATCAGTTGAAGAAGAGAATTCTAAGCGATCATGGTCATCTCTCAAATGAACAGGCTGC
This is a stretch of genomic DNA from Thermoplasmatales archaeon. It encodes these proteins:
- a CDS encoding MBL fold metallo-hydrolase, translating into MEYIGYNSIASGSKGNCSIIWDDQDLLIFDFGISLKSFKKRISELKIDALNKSLFISHEHSDHTKGVGSLVKHGHVDVYSTGETLEAIRLSNGYPIYGKIALGNFKITPVKISHDAVNPVAFVVSYGHYKISIVSDLGIVSQELISETKGSKIVSFESNHDVEMLKSGRYPDQLKKRILSDHGHLSNEQAAEALSKIVDRDTEIVLAHLSQENNRPDIAMDCTRSYLKNRNIEFGSLEFASQESGSTLHLIDML
- a CDS encoding helix-turn-helix domain-containing protein, with protein sequence MVNVTELTRRGSTCTDFLTCIYDLSTSDAYVFNVLKANGTMTLDQLSQKIQRNRSTVFKSLQRLVSVGLVYKTPKTLQAGGKYYEFHVNDPTVIKKRAEGVVLDIQSSMKKLLNNLEADLKN
- a CDS encoding SIS domain-containing protein codes for the protein MEMDYAALIKKYLGEFTDLKSVKPIGRRAIVTGSGDAFAAATVIEDASGGRFIAMDPETLLVSDSEIPIIIVSASGRTKEAINVARKFHGKNTLVSVTGNMDSEVSRLSDRTIAIPIESEKMSGVLSFLEMLDALFRLAGLHVEFEDVRSSEHFDHPCFVGSALNFGVAQFLSLKMAEVFGISSEYFRGGQFFHAPIFSMRKREVVFLSSLDHRLENYPVDVFGRIVTSGTNNPFSNTIWGLETIANTMVKNGRKTLYFLDDKEILDISSSAIYG